One window of the Sphaerochaeta associata genome contains the following:
- a CDS encoding helix-turn-helix transcriptional regulator: MKESRLFFILYHLVANRTVTAGQLADKLDVSVRTIYRDVERLCEAGIPVYTTSGRHGGLALVEGYTLDSVLFSSEEKRTILASLQSLDATQEPGHEVVVEKLSALFGDQEDSWLEVDFSGWGSRELDNRKFNMVRDAVINHRVLEIEYCNSKGEQDIRMLEPLQMLYKARAWYLKAYCRTNGGFRLFKLSRILSAKAVGRQVEKKCYPAPSPTEHETPYTTFILRFSAVMAYRVYDEFDATSVQKEKDGTLLVTTCWPYDSWVAGYVLSFGPSVTVVEPQCLRDEIHEMAKKLCELYKT, from the coding sequence ATGAAAGAATCACGGCTGTTTTTCATTCTCTATCATCTTGTTGCCAACCGAACTGTCACTGCTGGTCAATTGGCAGATAAACTGGATGTTTCGGTTCGTACCATCTACCGGGATGTCGAGCGGTTATGCGAGGCTGGGATTCCTGTCTACACCACCTCAGGAAGACATGGTGGGTTGGCTCTGGTGGAAGGGTATACCTTGGATTCAGTGTTGTTCTCCTCCGAGGAGAAGCGGACCATCCTTGCTTCCCTGCAAAGTCTGGATGCAACGCAGGAACCTGGGCATGAAGTGGTTGTGGAGAAGCTTTCAGCTCTTTTCGGCGACCAGGAGGATTCTTGGTTGGAAGTCGATTTCTCCGGATGGGGAAGCCGTGAGCTGGACAACCGGAAGTTCAATATGGTCAGGGATGCAGTAATCAACCACAGGGTGTTGGAGATTGAATATTGCAACAGCAAAGGAGAGCAGGACATTCGTATGCTCGAACCTTTGCAGATGCTGTATAAGGCAAGGGCTTGGTATCTGAAGGCGTACTGCAGAACAAACGGGGGATTTCGGTTGTTCAAGCTTTCCAGAATACTTTCGGCGAAAGCCGTGGGGCGGCAGGTTGAGAAAAAATGCTATCCAGCACCTTCTCCTACTGAACACGAAACCCCTTATACCACGTTTATTCTGCGTTTTTCAGCAGTAATGGCCTATCGGGTGTATGATGAGTTCGATGCAACGAGTGTTCAGAAAGAGAAGGATGGAACTCTGCTGGTCACCACCTGCTGGCCGTATGACAGCTGGGTGGCGGGGTATGTTCTCTCCTTCGGCCCGTCAGTGACGGTAGTGGAACCGCAATGCTTGCGCGATGAGATACACGAAATGGCCAAAAAACTATGCGAGTTGTATAAAACCTGA
- a CDS encoding TIGR04076 family protein, giving the protein MKKWYAEEYEWTIEVTGFLRGDQTERYCRNGEEVGDVYTCTYGCPVNEQGQGICSKVMMLMFPIMEAVRSGGDLRNIGGSSKYCKDLVCPDGCVIFRMTATPLGNENFHTGSFYNPV; this is encoded by the coding sequence ATGAAAAAATGGTATGCAGAAGAGTATGAGTGGACAATTGAAGTAACAGGATTCCTTCGCGGTGATCAAACCGAGCGTTACTGTAGAAATGGTGAAGAGGTCGGAGATGTCTACACCTGCACATACGGTTGTCCGGTAAATGAGCAGGGACAGGGTATCTGCTCCAAAGTGATGATGCTCATGTTTCCCATCATGGAGGCAGTGCGAAGCGGAGGGGATTTGCGGAACATCGGTGGATCGAGCAAATATTGCAAAGACCTCGTTTGTCCTGATGGCTGTGTCATCTTCAGAATGACGGCAACTCCTCTTGGCAATGAGAATTTTCATACAGGAAGTTTTTATAATCCAGTGTAA
- a CDS encoding alpha-xylosidase translates to MKQRNRFVFDMLDQDSPEAGRESIYRAGTPKRVYQEALDTVLEVPFTKQELKGLFLHPDIQAPEMMPNMIIRSYGDAIIRLTMACSPDVPDDAGNPMLLWDASLQQGALLPVRTKDGWELKDERGICRVCINTKQENREILSTLQPEPPRTFDVTILADGKTPVPFMAYDDFFPSQSESFSLGFVQRDDLVNRWVYSLHAQADEKFAGTGERFASMNLAGKTFVLENTDGLGVNSRRAYKNVPFYLSSKGYGLLIMSSGHVRLSLADISTRAAQAVVEDEVLDLFFIGGNTVEQIVRNYRRITGFPSDVPLWSYGTWMSRMSYFSADETRMVVKNMREGGYPCDVIHIDTGWFEKDWKCEWEFSKTRFPNPEAYLKEMEEQGMRISLWQLPCIAKDTKHYALAQAHRFVAPKSEHVALGSNFSEVEFDGNIDFTNPEAVRWYQGLLEHLLKLGAAVIKTDFGEVIEEHADYHGMPYRTLHNLYSLLYQKAAYEVSRQVKGAEAMIWARAGWIGCQRYPVHWSGDCACSWDGMAGSLRGGLHLGLCGFAFWSHDVPGFQGVPSFMNSRPDNDLYIRWTQMGVFTSHLRYHGTTAREPYEYPEVADLARQWLRLRYALIPYLAREGRKATQTGYPVLRALIFHHQDDPICWSIDDQFYCGDAFLVAPVMNSSGLRHVYLPAGEWVDFWSGDVIQGGIWLKHVAHSLALMPVFVKKGSIIPIYPEIVQHTGQMEMQKIRELHFDATYSGFRTSILGSIIHLGDS, encoded by the coding sequence ATGAAGCAAAGAAATCGGTTTGTATTTGATATGTTGGACCAGGATTCCCCCGAGGCGGGCAGAGAATCGATTTATCGAGCGGGAACACCAAAGAGAGTGTATCAGGAAGCTCTTGATACCGTGCTTGAAGTTCCATTCACAAAACAGGAACTCAAAGGTCTGTTCCTGCATCCTGATATACAAGCACCAGAGATGATGCCGAATATGATTATACGCTCCTACGGGGATGCAATCATCAGGTTGACCATGGCTTGCAGCCCCGATGTTCCTGATGATGCAGGCAATCCCATGCTTTTATGGGACGCTTCCTTGCAGCAGGGGGCTCTTCTTCCTGTCAGGACGAAGGATGGCTGGGAACTGAAGGATGAACGAGGCATTTGCAGGGTATGCATCAATACCAAGCAGGAGAACAGGGAAATCTTGAGTACCTTGCAGCCTGAGCCGCCCCGGACCTTTGATGTGACCATCCTTGCAGATGGGAAAACCCCGGTGCCTTTTATGGCCTATGATGACTTTTTTCCTTCTCAATCCGAGTCTTTCAGTCTGGGGTTTGTTCAACGGGATGATCTAGTCAACCGATGGGTATACTCGCTTCATGCACAGGCTGACGAGAAATTTGCCGGTACCGGAGAACGTTTTGCGTCGATGAATTTGGCTGGAAAAACATTTGTGTTGGAGAATACCGATGGACTTGGGGTAAACAGCAGGCGAGCCTACAAGAATGTGCCGTTCTACCTATCCAGCAAGGGATATGGACTGTTGATCATGTCTTCGGGTCATGTACGCCTCTCCTTGGCTGACATATCCACCCGTGCCGCCCAGGCTGTGGTGGAGGATGAAGTACTGGATTTGTTCTTTATCGGTGGAAACACGGTAGAGCAGATAGTACGCAATTATCGAAGAATCACCGGCTTTCCCTCTGACGTGCCTCTCTGGTCCTATGGGACATGGATGAGCCGCATGAGTTACTTCTCCGCTGATGAGACACGCATGGTAGTGAAGAACATGCGCGAGGGCGGCTATCCTTGTGATGTCATCCACATCGATACCGGCTGGTTTGAAAAAGACTGGAAATGCGAGTGGGAGTTCAGTAAAACTCGATTTCCTAACCCTGAGGCCTATTTGAAGGAGATGGAAGAGCAGGGGATGCGAATAAGCCTTTGGCAGCTTCCCTGCATAGCAAAGGACACCAAGCATTACGCTCTTGCACAAGCACATCGGTTTGTAGCTCCTAAAAGCGAACATGTTGCATTGGGGTCGAATTTCAGCGAGGTGGAGTTCGACGGGAACATTGATTTTACGAATCCAGAAGCTGTTCGCTGGTATCAAGGGCTGCTGGAGCACTTGCTGAAGCTGGGTGCAGCGGTGATCAAGACGGATTTCGGCGAGGTGATAGAGGAGCATGCCGATTACCATGGCATGCCGTACCGAACATTGCACAACCTGTATTCCCTGCTGTACCAGAAAGCTGCCTATGAGGTCAGCAGGCAGGTCAAAGGTGCCGAGGCGATGATTTGGGCCAGAGCGGGATGGATAGGGTGTCAGCGCTATCCCGTGCATTGGAGCGGCGATTGCGCTTGTTCCTGGGATGGTATGGCCGGCTCATTAAGGGGAGGGCTCCATCTGGGCCTTTGCGGGTTCGCCTTCTGGAGCCACGATGTCCCCGGCTTCCAGGGCGTTCCCAGTTTTATGAACAGCCGGCCGGACAATGATTTGTATATCAGATGGACACAGATGGGGGTATTCACTTCACACCTTAGATACCACGGGACGACAGCACGGGAACCGTACGAATACCCCGAGGTTGCCGATCTTGCACGCCAGTGGCTGAGGCTTCGCTATGCTTTGATCCCCTACCTTGCCCGGGAGGGGAGAAAAGCTACGCAAACCGGATATCCTGTTTTGCGCGCCTTGATCTTCCACCATCAGGATGATCCGATCTGTTGGTCCATCGATGACCAGTTCTATTGCGGGGATGCGTTTTTGGTTGCTCCTGTCATGAACAGTTCAGGGTTAAGGCACGTGTATCTGCCTGCAGGAGAGTGGGTCGATTTCTGGAGCGGGGATGTGATACAAGGCGGCATCTGGCTGAAGCATGTAGCACACTCTCTTGCCTTGATGCCGGTATTCGTGAAAAAGGGTTCCATAATTCCCATATACCCTGAAATTGTGCAGCATACCGGACAGATGGAGATGCAAAAGATTCGGGAACTGCATTTTGATGCAACATATTCAGGGTTCCGAACATCAATACTGGGTTCGATCATTCATCTGGGTGATTCCTGA
- a CDS encoding ABC transporter substrate-binding protein: MKIRVKVVCVLLMLIPSMMLWSAGTKEQGSAKTDGAAVITIWDFKYGDVQGVQPAMKKIDDLIMKNNPGLTIKHVGQPNDNYYQLVRAAVQAGQGPDIVMFHGGVQAYEFDDYTIGMDQYIAPWRSEISEFSWAYCSEGGDGSKPVHMVPLTTQGFGIYYNKALFKQAGLDPEKAPSDLDSFMAACEKLKKAGIVPMVAGLQGDPYTIDFLFRCFIANIYGDNVKDLGTGRQNFKGNAQFKRAAEIVQEMFAKGYVDPAGTSTPYFMDAANNFAAGKGAMFVGLLSDVCHWKVFNDALGKDGVGYMPTINFPGASFKDQQVGQPAGIGYSVMKWSKNPEAAMKVVEAYARGEGNAIWMGMTGALSPNKNVDINSLGYPLVAKILEKPFVLDFNTLLLNEDANGNFDRYCAQAFVSKEITIDKFIDLCQGMLDNVQKAR; encoded by the coding sequence ATGAAAATTCGAGTTAAGGTCGTATGTGTGCTGCTTATGCTGATACCGTCCATGATGCTCTGGTCAGCCGGGACCAAGGAGCAAGGTTCAGCAAAGACCGACGGTGCTGCTGTAATCACTATTTGGGATTTCAAATATGGTGATGTCCAAGGCGTTCAACCGGCAATGAAAAAAATTGATGATTTGATCATGAAGAATAATCCCGGTCTTACCATCAAGCATGTCGGACAGCCGAATGACAACTATTATCAATTGGTCCGTGCCGCTGTACAGGCTGGACAGGGCCCTGATATCGTCATGTTCCATGGTGGCGTCCAAGCCTATGAGTTTGATGACTATACAATCGGCATGGACCAGTACATCGCACCTTGGAGATCGGAGATTTCCGAGTTCAGCTGGGCTTACTGCTCCGAAGGCGGGGATGGCTCAAAGCCGGTTCATATGGTTCCGCTGACAACCCAGGGTTTCGGCATCTACTACAATAAGGCCCTCTTCAAGCAAGCCGGCCTTGATCCTGAGAAGGCTCCCTCCGACCTCGATTCCTTCATGGCTGCCTGTGAGAAGCTCAAGAAGGCGGGAATCGTACCGATGGTTGCCGGTTTGCAAGGTGATCCGTACACCATTGATTTCCTGTTCAGATGCTTTATAGCAAATATCTACGGCGACAATGTGAAGGATCTGGGAACCGGCAGGCAAAACTTCAAGGGTAATGCCCAATTCAAGCGTGCAGCCGAGATTGTTCAGGAAATGTTTGCAAAGGGATATGTCGACCCAGCAGGAACCTCGACTCCGTACTTCATGGATGCAGCCAATAACTTTGCAGCAGGCAAGGGTGCCATGTTCGTCGGTCTTCTCTCGGATGTCTGCCACTGGAAAGTCTTCAACGATGCGCTGGGCAAGGATGGCGTAGGATACATGCCGACCATCAATTTCCCCGGAGCCTCGTTTAAGGACCAGCAGGTCGGCCAACCTGCCGGCATCGGCTACAGTGTCATGAAATGGTCGAAGAATCCTGAAGCGGCTATGAAGGTGGTGGAAGCGTATGCCCGCGGTGAAGGGAATGCAATATGGATGGGCATGACTGGAGCACTGTCGCCCAACAAGAATGTCGACATCAATAGCCTTGGATATCCTTTGGTGGCCAAGATTCTTGAGAAGCCGTTCGTGCTGGACTTCAACACCCTGTTGTTGAACGAGGATGCCAACGGGAACTTCGATCGATACTGTGCACAGGCATTCGTATCGAAGGAAATCACCATCGATAAATTCATCGATTTGTGCCAAGGCATGTTGGACAATGTTCAGAAAGCGAGATAA
- a CDS encoding carbohydrate ABC transporter permease yields the protein MKIRASRVNSQSIEPYLLIAPLLVLLLVFILYPVVANMYLSFFKWKGMGKATFIGLENYRTMFSDETFWVSIKNTMVLLLYIPLGVMLPVLISAVLREGLKGWSLFRAIIYLPNILGYVIMGMISSILFRKLGPINHVLTSLGLESLALDWLSIPILALNTLGLVYGVWLRLGFGCIFFLAAMSGIDASLYDAAKIDGALWWRTFWNVTIPSIRFSIEFWIVLSFIEILARAFSFIYSYSRGGPGFATFTLEYGIYNEGFVAFNMGYASTWASVLFIVCAVIAYFQIVLMRKNSDVQ from the coding sequence GTGAAAATCCGAGCATCCAGAGTGAACAGCCAGAGCATTGAACCCTATCTGCTGATAGCACCGCTTCTGGTTCTTCTGCTTGTTTTCATTCTCTACCCGGTTGTCGCCAATATGTATTTGAGCTTCTTCAAATGGAAAGGAATGGGAAAGGCGACGTTCATTGGATTGGAAAACTATCGGACCATGTTCAGTGATGAGACTTTTTGGGTATCGATCAAGAATACCATGGTCCTTCTGCTCTATATACCATTGGGAGTCATGCTACCCGTTCTCATCTCCGCCGTTCTGCGAGAGGGCCTTAAGGGATGGTCTCTTTTCAGGGCGATCATCTATCTGCCGAATATTCTCGGGTATGTGATCATGGGGATGATCAGCAGCATTCTGTTCAGAAAGTTGGGTCCCATCAATCATGTGCTGACATCGCTGGGTTTGGAATCGCTGGCTCTCGATTGGTTGAGCATTCCGATTCTGGCCCTCAATACGTTGGGCTTGGTCTATGGCGTCTGGCTTCGTTTGGGATTCGGATGCATCTTCTTCCTTGCTGCGATGAGCGGCATAGATGCATCGCTCTATGATGCTGCAAAAATTGACGGGGCGCTGTGGTGGCGGACATTCTGGAATGTCACCATTCCTTCCATTCGATTTTCGATTGAGTTCTGGATTGTACTTTCCTTCATCGAGATCCTTGCCCGTGCATTCTCATTCATCTACTCATACTCTCGCGGTGGTCCGGGGTTCGCAACCTTCACCTTGGAGTACGGAATCTACAATGAAGGTTTTGTCGCCTTCAATATGGGCTATGCAAGTACCTGGGCGAGTGTGTTGTTCATTGTGTGTGCAGTCATCGCATATTTCCAGATTGTCTTGATGAGGAAGAATTCGGATGTCCAATAA
- a CDS encoding VOC family protein, giving the protein MPTLPELVLGLQHIGIPTRSIEKTIDFYRSLGFIVIHAPEHEHKKVAFLKLADVVIEAYENDETAGRTGAIDHIALNVRDIQAAYVQVRSLGYQELENGIQTLPFFSKGVSYFTIQGPNAEKVEFSQYL; this is encoded by the coding sequence ATGCCTACGCTACCGGAATTGGTTCTCGGGCTCCAGCATATCGGAATACCGACACGATCGATTGAAAAGACCATCGATTTCTACCGAAGTCTGGGCTTTATTGTCATCCATGCTCCTGAGCACGAGCATAAGAAAGTTGCATTTCTCAAGTTGGCTGATGTAGTCATCGAAGCATATGAAAACGATGAGACAGCCGGCCGAACAGGCGCCATCGACCATATCGCACTGAATGTGAGAGACATACAGGCCGCCTACGTGCAGGTACGTTCACTCGGCTATCAGGAACTGGAGAACGGCATCCAGACACTCCCCTTCTTCAGCAAAGGGGTCAGCTACTTCACCATCCAGGGACCGAATGCCGAGAAGGTTGAGTTCTCTCAGTATTTGTAA
- a CDS encoding GyrI-like domain-containing protein: MPFDFKKEYKAFYQPPQQPQIVTIPAMPYIGMKGKGDPNEAGGEYQRSVECLYATAYTLKMSKNGDHRMDGYFDYVVPPLEGLWHQEGIEGMDYARKDLLHFTSLLRLPDFVQEQDVLWAIDLVKRKKGLDCSAVEFLILDEGLCVQALHIGPYDTEPQTVGGMHAYVASCGYVLDFSGVRLHHEIYLSDPRKTEAEKRKTVIRHPIATQ; encoded by the coding sequence ATGCCGTTCGATTTCAAAAAAGAGTACAAGGCTTTCTATCAACCACCGCAACAGCCGCAGATTGTCACGATTCCTGCCATGCCGTATATCGGCATGAAAGGGAAGGGTGATCCGAACGAAGCCGGCGGTGAGTATCAAAGAAGTGTGGAATGTCTTTATGCAACAGCCTATACGTTGAAAATGAGCAAGAATGGAGACCATCGCATGGATGGATACTTCGACTATGTGGTTCCTCCCTTGGAAGGGCTGTGGCATCAAGAGGGGATTGAGGGTATGGATTATGCAAGAAAGGATCTGTTGCACTTCACCTCCTTGCTGCGTCTGCCGGATTTCGTACAGGAGCAGGACGTCCTGTGGGCCATCGATTTGGTTAAGCGCAAGAAAGGACTGGACTGCAGTGCTGTAGAATTCCTGATCCTGGATGAAGGGCTATGTGTACAGGCTCTTCATATCGGACCGTACGACACAGAACCTCAAACGGTTGGGGGTATGCATGCTTATGTTGCCTCTTGCGGTTATGTACTGGATTTCTCAGGAGTTAGGCTTCACCATGAGATCTACCTCTCCGATCCAAGAAAGACTGAGGCAGAAAAGCGCAAGACAGTCATTCGGCACCCGATTGCAACTCAATGA
- a CDS encoding LacI family DNA-binding transcriptional regulator, translating to MKKVTIETVAQKVGVSAATVSYALSGKRKISQEVTEKILKAVEELDYRPSITARNLASNKTWSVGLYASPTQNIREDYFFNNILAGVLDVLHVKKYQIHLYADYLNEKSKNHPDLNLTQPIDGALIMNPRINDVYINHLKQRNIPYVVIGTPDERDDSFYVDADVTAGYYAIVNYLIRKGHRKIILVNGDKAYTQSEKRRTGYSMAYHDNGLGFSEDWIINVPMLEEQGYKVFMQTIKRIPDFTAVVTFNDTIAVGVLRALKESNLAVPSRVAVVSAGNTMITRIHSPAITSLDMGAYEIGSKAAELLIDVIEKRRIQPSHEIIQTRLVERESS from the coding sequence ATGAAAAAAGTAACAATTGAAACTGTTGCACAAAAAGTTGGTGTTTCTGCAGCGACTGTCTCATATGCACTCTCGGGCAAGAGGAAAATCAGTCAGGAAGTGACGGAGAAAATCCTGAAGGCGGTTGAGGAGCTTGATTACAGACCCAGCATTACTGCAAGGAATCTTGCGAGCAATAAGACGTGGTCGGTGGGGTTGTATGCCTCTCCTACACAAAATATCCGTGAGGACTACTTTTTCAATAACATACTTGCAGGAGTTCTTGACGTACTTCACGTCAAGAAGTACCAGATTCATCTCTATGCCGACTACTTGAACGAGAAATCGAAGAACCACCCTGATTTGAACCTGACCCAGCCTATAGACGGTGCGCTGATCATGAATCCGAGAATCAACGATGTGTATATCAATCACCTCAAGCAGAGAAATATCCCCTATGTGGTAATCGGGACTCCCGATGAGCGGGATGATTCATTCTATGTGGATGCAGATGTAACGGCAGGGTATTATGCCATAGTCAATTATCTTATCAGGAAGGGACATCGAAAGATCATTCTTGTAAACGGAGATAAAGCGTATACGCAGAGTGAGAAGCGTCGAACCGGCTACAGCATGGCCTATCACGACAACGGTTTGGGTTTCAGTGAGGATTGGATCATCAACGTGCCCATGCTCGAGGAGCAAGGATACAAGGTCTTCATGCAAACCATCAAGAGAATCCCCGATTTTACAGCCGTCGTCACCTTCAACGATACCATTGCCGTCGGGGTGCTCAGGGCATTGAAGGAGAGCAACCTCGCCGTACCTTCCAGGGTGGCTGTAGTCAGCGCAGGTAATACGATGATCACCAGGATTCACTCCCCGGCTATAACCAGCCTGGACATGGGGGCGTATGAGATTGGTTCGAAAGCGGCAGAGTTGTTGATTGATGTCATCGAAAAAAGACGGATTCAGCCCTCTCATGAGATCATCCAAACACGCTTGGTGGAGCGAGAAAGCAGCTGA
- a CDS encoding aldo/keto reductase codes for MNTRPFGPDKRLVSEVGLGTWQIGGSWGSVDEATAMQILTTATQEGITFFDTADVYGDGRSEQFIGKFLRTHSDNVFVATKLGRGSDPGWPGNFTRENIIKHTEASLKRLGLERLNLTQLHCIPREVMAEGAVFDTLRELKKQGKIEHFGASVETVEEGLICLEQEGLASLQVIFNIYRQKPISELFAKAKEKQVSIIARVPLASGLLSGKMTKATTFGESDHRNFNRDGASFNVGETFAGVPFEKGVELADELALLKPEGMTLAQMALRWILDFDAVTVVIPGASRPSQVAANASISKLPPLSSDLHAKIQAFYESKVARHIRGPY; via the coding sequence ATGAATACACGACCATTTGGACCGGATAAAAGACTCGTTTCGGAAGTTGGATTGGGAACCTGGCAAATCGGCGGCTCCTGGGGCTCGGTGGATGAAGCAACCGCAATGCAAATTCTTACTACTGCAACACAAGAAGGCATCACATTTTTCGATACCGCCGATGTGTATGGTGACGGAAGAAGTGAACAGTTCATCGGGAAATTCCTTCGCACACACTCTGACAACGTATTTGTTGCTACGAAACTCGGTCGGGGTTCTGATCCCGGATGGCCGGGAAACTTTACCAGGGAGAACATCATCAAGCATACCGAAGCCTCACTGAAGCGACTTGGCTTGGAACGGCTGAATCTCACCCAGTTGCACTGCATTCCTCGTGAAGTGATGGCCGAGGGAGCCGTTTTCGATACGCTACGCGAGCTGAAGAAACAAGGCAAGATCGAGCACTTCGGAGCCAGCGTTGAAACCGTTGAGGAAGGCCTGATCTGCCTCGAGCAGGAAGGGCTAGCATCACTGCAGGTGATTTTCAACATCTACCGACAGAAACCCATCAGCGAGCTCTTTGCCAAAGCAAAGGAAAAACAGGTATCCATCATTGCAAGGGTTCCCCTGGCCAGTGGACTGCTCAGCGGCAAGATGACAAAAGCAACCACGTTCGGAGAGTCAGACCACCGCAACTTCAACCGTGACGGTGCTTCATTCAATGTCGGCGAGACGTTTGCAGGAGTCCCCTTTGAGAAGGGAGTTGAACTGGCCGATGAGCTCGCCTTGTTGAAACCAGAAGGAATGACGCTGGCTCAGATGGCACTACGATGGATCCTGGATTTCGATGCGGTAACCGTAGTAATTCCAGGGGCGAGCCGTCCCTCACAGGTTGCGGCGAATGCTTCCATCTCAAAGCTGCCTCCGCTCAGCAGCGACCTGCATGCCAAGATACAAGCCTTTTATGAAAGCAAGGTAGCCCGGCACATCCGAGGCCCGTATTAA
- a CDS encoding LysE/ArgO family amino acid transporter: protein MELPFFTGMATGAGLIIAIGAQNAFVLTQGIRKQHRFAVALICSLCDALLISAGVAGMGSLIEQSPKLLGIAASLGALFLFVYGLKSLVSVFRAGQGLEEAEGKVVSRKQVVLTTLAITLLNPHVYLDTVVLLGGISATFEGAGRLLFGAGALSMSFVWFFTLAYGSALLGPLFRKPITWRILNGAIFLIMWSIAYKLLAYAGVVQAILQLLAL from the coding sequence ATGGAACTACCATTCTTTACGGGTATGGCGACGGGTGCCGGCCTGATAATCGCAATCGGTGCACAAAATGCCTTTGTGCTGACACAAGGGATCCGCAAACAGCATCGATTTGCCGTGGCTCTCATCTGTTCGCTCTGTGATGCCCTGCTCATTTCTGCAGGTGTTGCAGGAATGGGCAGCCTGATCGAACAATCACCGAAGCTGCTGGGTATTGCCGCCTCCTTGGGTGCGCTGTTTCTCTTCGTCTATGGATTGAAGAGTCTGGTATCGGTATTCCGAGCCGGGCAGGGGCTGGAGGAAGCCGAGGGAAAGGTTGTCAGCCGTAAACAGGTCGTTCTTACCACGTTGGCAATCACCTTGCTTAATCCTCATGTCTATCTCGATACCGTAGTGCTGCTCGGGGGCATCAGTGCGACCTTTGAAGGAGCAGGGCGACTACTCTTTGGTGCAGGTGCATTGTCCATGTCTTTTGTCTGGTTCTTCACTTTGGCCTATGGATCGGCGCTTCTCGGTCCGCTCTTCAGGAAACCAATAACCTGGCGAATCCTCAATGGTGCAATTTTTCTGATCATGTGGAGCATCGCCTACAAGTTGCTGGCCTATGCAGGGGTGGTGCAGGCAATCCTTCAGCTTCTTGCGCTATAG
- a CDS encoding carbohydrate ABC transporter permease, whose amino-acid sequence MSNNYRKIVKGIMYLVLVICALMALYPLYFMLITSLKGSAEYVNNKLFIPTNPMVDNYHYVWVKGNMLRYFLNSCLLIPSGLLLYLFVCITAGFAFGRLKFPFRFVLFLSVLFLMIFPQMLLSIQIFQICRKLNLINNYAGLILVWVAYFGPFGTYIMTTYYATVPIEMVESARLDGTGVYKMLYYIMVPIAKPMIVIIIVIGTQSMWNELPFSLLLLQTESLRTITQGIGLLKGQYGLDDTILSAAILSASVVPLLLFLFFQRQITMGAYSGAVKG is encoded by the coding sequence ATGTCCAATAATTATCGGAAGATTGTGAAAGGCATCATGTATCTGGTTCTGGTGATATGTGCCTTGATGGCTCTTTATCCCTTGTATTTCATGCTCATCACCAGCCTTAAAGGATCGGCTGAGTACGTCAATAACAAGCTGTTCATCCCCACCAATCCGATGGTGGACAACTACCACTACGTCTGGGTGAAAGGCAACATGCTCAGGTATTTCCTCAACAGCTGCCTCCTGATTCCGTCCGGGTTGCTGCTGTATCTCTTTGTTTGCATCACCGCCGGTTTTGCATTCGGGCGCCTGAAGTTTCCCTTCCGGTTCGTTCTGTTCCTTTCGGTCTTATTCCTGATGATCTTCCCGCAGATGCTGCTTTCGATTCAAATATTCCAGATTTGCCGGAAACTGAATCTGATCAACAATTACGCGGGCTTGATTCTTGTTTGGGTGGCTTACTTCGGGCCCTTCGGCACCTACATCATGACCACCTACTATGCAACGGTTCCCATTGAAATGGTCGAGTCTGCACGACTTGATGGAACCGGTGTCTATAAGATGTTGTACTACATCATGGTCCCGATTGCAAAACCCATGATTGTCATCATCATAGTCATCGGCACGCAATCCATGTGGAATGAGCTGCCGTTCTCTCTTCTGTTGTTGCAAACTGAATCACTGAGGACCATCACCCAGGGAATCGGTTTGCTTAAAGGCCAATATGGGCTGGATGATACAATTTTGTCGGCTGCCATCTTGTCCGCCTCGGTGGTTCCCCTGTTGCTGTTCCTGTTCTTCCAGCGTCAGATAACCATGGGGGCCTACAGCGGGGCGGTCAAGGGCTGA